The genomic segment GCTCAAAGGCCAGACAGTCCTCGCGCGAGAGCGCCGCGGCCGCGGGGAACCGGAGCGCGGCGGCCGTGGCCCGGCGGATCAGGAACCCGACCGTCCGGCAGTGCCGCTCGGACTCCCGGCCGCTCCAGTTCCCCGGCCAGTACCCGTACCGGCCCGCCACGAGCCCGACCCGCGGGTCCGCCGCTCGGGCCAGGAACTGCAGCAGAAAGTCCGGGCGGACCGGCACGAAATCGTCGGTGCACCAGAGCAGGTACTCCCAGTCGGGCAGCGCCGCGGCGAGCCGGCCCGTCACCACGTCCCGGAACGCACCGATGTCGTACCCCACGTTCGCGCGCGGTACGTACGCGTCCGGCCGCCCGGCCGTAATGGCCCGGGTCGCCGCCGGGTCGGCCCGGTCCCGGTTGTGGATCACGGCCAGGCGGGCCGCCCCGCGCTCCGACCGGTGCCACGCGGCGAGCCACCGCTCGACGTTGGGCACCCGGTCGTACACGACCAGCCCGACGAGTGTTCGGGCCAGCACCGCGTCGGGCACCTCCGGCGCCGGGCCGCCCGCGCCGGCCCCGGCCCGGTGGGCGCGGGCGTGTGCGACCACCGCCTCGTACCGCTGCCGGGTCGCCGGATCGCCGACCCACGCCCGGGCGTACCACGCGTGCAACAGCAGCGGCCCGTTCGGGCCGCGGACCAGCGTGGTCACCCCGTCCCGCCACGTCTCCGCCTCCAGCGACAGGATCCGCTCGCCCGCGTCCCGCAGCGCGAAGAACGCCCCGTAGTACGGCTCGAAGTCGTCGTACGCGTGGGGGCCGCGGACGAACGGGGCGACCGCCCGCTCGTACTCCGTCCGGTGCCGCAGCCTCAGCACCCGGTCCCAGTCCGCCCACGCCGGCCGGCACCGCCGCAGGTCGAACACGTTGAAGAACGCGTTGCACGCCGCCGGGTTGTGGACCCGGATCGGCACCGCCCCGCCGTCCGGCACCCCGCACGCCGCGTACCCCTCGGCCTCCATCCGCCGCACCAGGGCCAGTAGCCCCCGCGGGTCCAGGACGAAGGCGTCCTCGTCCAGGTTGATGACCCAGTCCGCGTCCAGGGCGGCGAGCCGGCGGAAGTACTCGGCGGGGCCGGCGTCGGTCACCCGCACCCGGTGCGACGGCTCGGGCCCGTCGAAGGTCAGGAACTCGCCCGAGAGCCGGTACAACTCGGCGCTCAGGGACCGCGTGGCGACGACCACCCGCCACCGGGCCGGGGCCGCCGGCACGCGCGGCGGCGGATCGGCCGCGGGTCCCGCGACCGGGACCAGGTGGCCGCCGTTGCGGACCTCCTCGCCCCGGGTCCGCATCCGCTCGAAGTACTCCCGGTTCCCGTTGTCCGCGCCCGAGTCGGGGGCCGCCGGGTGCCACTGGTGGAGCAGCAGGGCGTCGCGCCAGGGCACCTCGATCACGGGCAGGGCGAGTTCGGCCCGCGCGCAGGTCGTGGTCCTCGTACCCCCACCCGCGGAACCCGCGGTCGAACCCGCCGACCCGGCGGAACCAGTCGATCGGGCACGCGAACAGCCCCTGCCCGGCGCTCGGCTGGCTCTTGCCGAGGCGGTCGAACAGGCCCCGGAACGCGCCCGCGTCCGCGAACGCGGCGGGACACGGCACGTCGCGGGGGACGGTCAGGTACTGGAACTGGCAGAACGCCCCGGCCCCGCGCCGGGCCGCGACCGCGAGCGCCT from the Frigoriglobus tundricola genome contains:
- a CDS encoding glycosyltransferase family protein; translation: MIEVPWRDALLLHQWHPAAPDSGADNGNREYFERMRTRGEEVRNGGHLVPVAGPAADPPPRVPAAPARWRVVVATRSLSAELYRLSGEFLTFDGPEPSHRVRVTDAGPAEYFRRLAALDADWVINLDEDAFVLDPRGLLALVRRMEAEGYAACGVPDGGAVPIRVHNPAACNAFFNVFDLRRCRPAWADWDRVLRLRHRTEYERAVAPFVRGPHAYDDFEPYYGAFFALRDAGERILSLEAETWRDGVTTLVRGPNGPLLLHAWYARAWVGDPATRQRYEAVVAHARAHRAGAGAGGPAPEVPDAVLARTLVGLVVYDRVPNVERWLAAWHRSERGAARLAVIHNRDRADPAATRAITAGRPDAYVPRANVGYDIGAFRDVVTGRLAAALPDWEYLLWCTDDFVPVRPDFLLQFLARAADPRVGLVAGRYGYWPGNWSGRESERHCRTVGFLIRRATAAALRFPAAAALSREDCLAFEHRPGHLMEQVLARGERVADLGDADAQIMWDLNHEADLDRWPAYERHFGARPHPGTGS